One window of Chryseobacterium sp. JJR-5R genomic DNA carries:
- the bla-A gene encoding CGA/CIA family class A beta-lactamase: MKKTGLIFILLSAFAFAQQSVLAKKIDRIVKGKNATVGIAVLNFDNGFSYDKNAGKKLPMQSVFKFHIAAAVLDFVDKGKLSLDRKVTLDASNLMENTWSPLRDKYSGKNAEVPLSEVLEFTVAKSDNNGCDILLQLLGGTQPVQKFMDSKGVKGFQIKYNEAEMHKDWTAQYENYTTAKSAVDVMKKFYDGKLLSKKSTDYLMKVMLSTSTGKNKLIGQLLENTPAARKTGASGKNNAGLTGAENEIAIITLPDGRHYAIAVLVSNSTETGTVNCKMISDISKTVWDYFNK, from the coding sequence ATGAAAAAAACAGGACTTATTTTTATTTTGCTTTCAGCTTTTGCATTTGCACAGCAATCTGTACTGGCAAAGAAAATAGACCGTATTGTAAAGGGTAAAAATGCGACTGTGGGAATTGCTGTACTGAATTTTGATAACGGTTTCAGCTACGATAAAAATGCCGGTAAAAAACTGCCTATGCAGAGCGTGTTCAAGTTCCACATCGCTGCAGCTGTACTGGATTTTGTGGACAAGGGAAAACTTTCCCTGGACCGGAAAGTAACACTGGATGCATCCAACCTGATGGAAAATACATGGTCGCCGCTCCGCGATAAATATTCCGGTAAAAATGCAGAAGTGCCATTGAGTGAAGTCCTGGAGTTTACGGTAGCCAAAAGTGACAATAACGGTTGCGACATTCTATTACAGTTGCTCGGAGGTACACAACCCGTCCAGAAATTCATGGATTCAAAGGGGGTAAAAGGTTTTCAGATCAAATATAACGAAGCGGAAATGCACAAAGACTGGACTGCCCAGTACGAAAATTATACTACGGCAAAATCTGCGGTTGATGTAATGAAAAAATTCTATGACGGAAAATTATTATCCAAAAAATCTACGGATTACCTGATGAAGGTTATGCTTTCCACTTCTACCGGAAAAAACAAACTGATCGGACAGCTTCTGGAAAACACGCCTGCGGCAAGGAAAACGGGAGCTTCCGGAAAGAACAATGCGGGCTTAACGGGCGCTGAAAATGAAATTGCGATCATTACTTTGCCTGATGGCAGGCATTATGCAATAGCTGTACTAGTCAGTAATTCAACGGAAACGGGTACTGTCAACTGTAAGATGATTTCAGATATTTCAAAGACCGTCTGGGATTATTTTAATAAGTAA
- a CDS encoding VOC family protein gives MITSIIPKLPMRNKETTRRFYKNLGFEAFGNDFPGYLMMKNESAEIHFFEFPDLVPDENYGQIYIRSSAVEALYTMCLEGNIEIHPAGSLSRKAWGQKEFSLLDPDKNLLTFGQPSDDK, from the coding sequence ATGATAACATCAATTATTCCGAAATTACCGATGCGCAATAAGGAAACAACCAGAAGATTTTATAAAAATTTAGGATTTGAAGCCTTCGGAAACGATTTCCCGGGCTATCTTATGATGAAGAATGAATCGGCAGAAATCCATTTTTTTGAATTCCCGGATTTGGTTCCTGATGAGAACTACGGACAGATTTACATACGCAGTTCAGCTGTAGAAGCACTGTACACCATGTGCCTGGAGGGAAATATTGAAATTCATCCTGCAGGGAGCCTCAGCAGAAAAGCATGGGGACAAAAAGAATTTTCACTCCTTGATCCGGATAAAAATTTACTTACATTCGGACAGCCGTCGGATGACAAATAG
- a CDS encoding nucleoid-associated protein, whose protein sequence is MIDTDSLEINRIIIHRVHKKEGDAEYGIAEYSENLFSFGERELATLKRRITTAFSKTKRFFKLEIFKSDDNSFYHYSKKLKNCNSEEFLEISKNIADLLALSHSKKTIPAGLLLIVEGNINSKHFVLVIKAELQEAFTMKESNNQKLIELVNDLFLSPAKDFYKIGFIIEDRNQSRSPNDRHSCYMYDDNFSNGKKDLAEYFYNDFLGFTTSSNDKLITKNFKDDIFRFIESHVVSFDDKKGLKSALNTLYRENTTGVINPEDFAEDHFPENLLRLFTSEISSKYPHSFTKDLTLVERSLDRQIIKLVDDLKIEGPTDSMENVSISGASNFNIDNLRMQIENGEIQQIITIKTELL, encoded by the coding sequence ATGATTGATACTGACTCACTCGAAATTAATCGAATTATTATTCATCGCGTACATAAAAAAGAAGGAGATGCAGAATATGGAATTGCAGAATATTCAGAAAACCTCTTTAGTTTTGGTGAAAGAGAATTGGCAACTTTAAAAAGAAGAATTACAACAGCCTTTTCTAAAACAAAAAGATTTTTCAAATTGGAAATTTTTAAAAGTGATGATAACTCTTTTTATCATTATTCTAAAAAATTAAAAAATTGTAATTCTGAAGAATTCTTGGAAATTTCTAAGAACATTGCTGACTTATTAGCTTTAAGTCATAGTAAAAAAACAATTCCTGCAGGTCTTCTATTGATTGTTGAAGGAAATATTAATTCTAAACACTTTGTTTTAGTAATTAAAGCTGAATTACAGGAAGCATTTACTATGAAAGAATCTAATAATCAGAAATTGATAGAATTAGTAAATGATCTTTTTCTATCCCCAGCAAAAGATTTCTACAAAATAGGATTTATAATTGAAGATCGTAATCAATCAAGATCTCCTAACGATAGGCATTCATGTTATATGTATGACGATAATTTCAGTAATGGAAAAAAAGATTTAGCAGAATATTTTTACAATGATTTTTTAGGATTTACAACCAGTTCCAATGATAAACTTATAACTAAGAACTTCAAAGATGATATTTTTAGATTTATCGAATCACATGTAGTTAGCTTTGATGATAAAAAAGGTTTAAAATCAGCCTTGAATACTCTTTACAGAGAAAATACTACAGGTGTTATAAATCCTGAAGATTTTGCAGAAGATCACTTTCCTGAAAATTTATTGCGCTTATTTACTTCAGAAATTTCGTCAAAATATCCCCATTCTTTTACAAAAGACTTAACATTAGTAGAACGCTCATTAGATAGACAAATTATTAAACTAGTTGACGATTTAAAAATTGAAGGACCTACTGATTCAATGGAAAATGTTTCAATTTCTGGCGCTTCAAATTTTAATATTGATAATCTTCGTATGCAAATCGAAAACGGCGAAATTCAACAGATAATCACTATAAAAACAGAATTGCTTTAA
- a CDS encoding helix-turn-helix transcriptional regulator — translation MEQKVHQGRNLKRFREMLGIKQDALAFDLGEEWTQKKISILEQKEVIEENLLQKISQIMKIPVEAFQNFDAEAAINIISNTFNNHDHSSPQFASVINNSPSFHPLDKVVELYDEKIALYERMLKEKNEMIEKLEKIISNK, via the coding sequence ATGGAACAAAAAGTACATCAGGGACGCAACCTCAAAAGATTTCGGGAGATGCTTGGCATCAAGCAGGACGCACTGGCTTTTGATCTGGGTGAAGAATGGACCCAGAAGAAAATATCAATACTGGAGCAGAAAGAAGTGATTGAAGAAAATCTGCTGCAAAAAATATCACAAATTATGAAAATACCGGTTGAGGCTTTTCAGAATTTTGATGCAGAGGCAGCCATAAATATAATTTCAAATACCTTTAATAATCACGACCATTCAAGTCCACAATTTGCCAGTGTCATTAATAATTCTCCATCATTCCATCCACTGGATAAAGTGGTTGAACTATATGATGAAAAAATTGCTTTATATGAACGTATGCTTAAGGAAAAAAATGAAATGATTGAGAAGCTTGAAAAAATAATATCAAATAAATAA
- a CDS encoding 3-hydroxybutyryl-CoA dehydrogenase — translation MQNIVVIGAGTMGNGIAHTFAQSGFTVNLVDVSQEALDRGLKTITTNLDRIIAKGNLTEEKKAETLGNIKTFTALQDAVGNADLIVEAATENQELKLKIFGQMDEFAPENCILATNTSSISITKIAAATKRADKVIGMHFMNPVPIMKLVEIIKGYSTSKETFDAVYEMSRTLGKVPVEVNDYPGFVANRILMPMINESIETLYNGVAGVEEIDTVMKLGMAHPMGPLQLADFIGLDVCLAILNVMYDGFKNPKYAPNPLLVNMVMAGKLGIKSGEGFYDYSESKKAEKVAKMFSK, via the coding sequence ATTCAGAACATTGTAGTTATCGGAGCAGGAACCATGGGAAATGGGATTGCACATACTTTTGCACAAAGCGGATTTACCGTAAACCTGGTAGATGTGTCACAGGAAGCTTTAGACAGAGGATTGAAAACCATTACTACCAATCTTGACAGGATAATTGCAAAGGGAAACCTTACGGAAGAAAAAAAGGCGGAAACTTTAGGAAATATCAAAACCTTTACCGCACTTCAGGATGCGGTTGGAAATGCCGACCTGATTGTTGAGGCCGCTACCGAAAACCAGGAACTGAAGCTGAAAATTTTCGGGCAGATGGATGAATTTGCGCCTGAAAACTGTATCCTGGCTACGAATACTTCTTCCATTTCCATCACCAAGATTGCAGCGGCTACGAAAAGGGCAGACAAAGTGATCGGGATGCACTTTATGAACCCGGTGCCGATCATGAAGCTGGTGGAAATTATCAAAGGCTACTCTACTTCCAAAGAAACTTTTGATGCGGTTTATGAGATGAGCAGAACATTAGGGAAAGTGCCCGTAGAAGTAAACGATTATCCGGGATTTGTGGCCAACAGGATCCTGATGCCGATGATCAACGAATCCATTGAAACACTCTACAACGGCGTGGCAGGCGTTGAGGAAATCGATACGGTGATGAAACTGGGAATGGCCCACCCGATGGGCCCGCTTCAGCTGGCAGATTTTATTGGCCTTGATGTCTGCCTGGCTATCCTGAACGTTATGTATGACGGCTTTAAAAATCCTAAATACGCGCCGAACCCGCTATTGGTCAACATGGTAATGGCCGGAAAATTAGGTATAAAATCCGGAGAAGGGTTCTACGACTATTCTGAAAGCAAAAAAGCGGAAAAAGTGGCAAAAATGTTTTCAAAATAA
- a CDS encoding urocanate hydratase, whose product MTFQEQIQQGIPSHLPQAKPYDTHINHAPKRKEILGEEEKKLALKNALRYFEPQFHAELLPEFREELETYGRIYMYRFRPDYEMKARSISEYPGKSEQAKAIMLMIQNNLDYAVAQHPHELITYGGNGAVFSNWAQYLLTMKYLSEMTDEQTLTMYSGHPMGLFPSHKDAPRVVVTNGMVIPNYSRPDDWEKFNALGVSQYGQMTAGSYMYIGPQGIVHGTTITVLNAFRKINKEPKGGLFVTSGLGGMSGAQPKAGNIAGCVTVCAEVNPKITKIRHEQQWVNEIHENLDQLVERVRKAQENKETVSLAYLGNIVEVWEKFDRENVRIDIGSDQTSLHNPWAGGYYPAGQSFEESNTMMAENPELFREKVQETLRRHAAAINTHTEKGTYFFDYGNAFLLEASRAGADVMSDNPTLGREFKFPSYVQDIMGPMCFDYGFGPFRWVCTSGMPEDLQKTDEIACQVLEEMIKNSPEEIRQQMKDNIQWIKGARENKLVVGSQARILYADAEGRMKIAEAFNKAIKNGEIGAVVLGRDHHDVSGTDSPYRETSNIYDGSQFTADMAIHNVIGDSFRGATWVSIHNGGGVGWGEVINGGFGMLLDGSGDADRRLKSMLFWDVNNGISRRSWARNEGAIFAIKRAMEAEPNLKVTLPNFVDESLF is encoded by the coding sequence ATGACTTTCCAGGAACAGATACAGCAGGGCATTCCAAGCCATTTACCACAGGCCAAACCATACGATACACACATCAACCACGCCCCGAAACGAAAAGAGATTTTAGGGGAGGAAGAGAAAAAATTAGCGCTAAAGAATGCGTTACGGTATTTTGAGCCTCAGTTCCATGCGGAGCTGCTGCCGGAATTCAGGGAAGAATTAGAAACATACGGCAGGATTTACATGTACCGGTTCCGTCCGGACTATGAAATGAAGGCCAGGTCGATTTCAGAATATCCGGGAAAATCTGAACAGGCCAAAGCCATCATGCTGATGATCCAGAACAACCTGGATTATGCCGTGGCACAGCATCCGCACGAACTGATTACCTATGGCGGAAACGGTGCCGTATTTTCCAACTGGGCACAGTATCTCCTGACAATGAAGTACCTGTCTGAAATGACGGATGAACAGACCTTAACCATGTATTCCGGCCACCCGATGGGACTGTTCCCGTCCCACAAAGACGCACCGAGAGTAGTGGTTACGAACGGGATGGTGATCCCGAATTATTCTAGGCCGGATGACTGGGAGAAGTTCAATGCATTGGGTGTTTCGCAGTACGGACAGATGACAGCGGGAAGCTATATGTACATCGGCCCGCAGGGTATTGTCCACGGGACAACCATTACCGTCCTCAATGCTTTCAGGAAAATCAATAAAGAACCGAAGGGCGGACTGTTCGTTACTTCCGGACTCGGAGGAATGAGCGGTGCGCAGCCGAAAGCCGGAAATATCGCGGGCTGCGTTACGGTATGTGCGGAAGTGAATCCGAAGATTACCAAAATCCGCCATGAACAGCAGTGGGTGAATGAAATCCATGAAAATCTTGACCAGCTGGTGGAAAGAGTAAGGAAAGCGCAGGAAAACAAGGAAACGGTTTCCCTGGCGTATCTTGGAAATATTGTTGAGGTCTGGGAGAAATTTGATCGGGAAAATGTTAGGATCGATATCGGTTCAGACCAGACGTCGCTGCACAACCCTTGGGCGGGAGGTTATTATCCGGCCGGGCAGAGCTTTGAGGAATCCAACACCATGATGGCGGAAAACCCTGAATTATTCAGGGAAAAAGTTCAGGAAACGTTGAGAAGACATGCCGCAGCCATCAATACACATACGGAAAAAGGAACCTATTTCTTCGATTACGGAAATGCGTTCTTACTGGAAGCATCGAGGGCCGGGGCAGATGTAATGTCTGACAATCCTACCCTGGGAAGAGAATTCAAGTTCCCAAGCTATGTTCAGGATATTATGGGACCGATGTGTTTTGATTACGGTTTCGGTCCGTTCCGTTGGGTATGCACCAGCGGGATGCCGGAAGACTTACAGAAAACCGATGAAATTGCCTGTCAGGTTTTAGAGGAAATGATTAAAAATTCTCCCGAGGAAATCCGGCAGCAGATGAAGGATAACATCCAATGGATTAAAGGGGCACGGGAAAATAAGCTGGTGGTAGGTTCACAGGCAAGGATTTTATATGCCGATGCCGAAGGAAGAATGAAAATCGCCGAAGCCTTTAACAAAGCGATTAAAAACGGCGAGATCGGGGCGGTAGTCCTGGGACGGGACCATCATGATGTTTCAGGGACGGATTCGCCGTACCGGGAGACGTCCAATATTTACGACGGTTCCCAGTTTACCGCTGATATGGCCATTCACAATGTCATCGGCGACAGTTTCCGCGGGGCCACCTGGGTTTCCATCCACAACGGCGGCGGCGTAGGCTGGGGCGAGGTCATCAACGGCGGTTTCGGGATGCTGCTGGACGGAAGCGGTGATGCCGACCGGAGATTAAAATCCATGCTGTTCTGGGACGTGAATAACGGAATCTCCCGACGAAGCTGGGCCCGGAATGAAGGTGCTATTTTTGCGATTAAAAGAGCCATGGAAGCAGAACCGAACCTGAAAGTGACATTGCCGAATTTTGTGGATGAAAGTTTATTTTAA
- a CDS encoding DUF6602 domain-containing protein codes for MSDKVDKEFRKLSIDSFFNFEADGIDIALNQVKIIHNSGDIPSSGNQFEISIRNFFKKKLPEKYYISNGHIIDADLNTSPQLDLVIADNFRTPILYKTFDLTEYLTYESIYSYAEIKSSWNKDYIKDFIITKERVYKFLKRDDISPNFIDAGGKGILLNVPTTNYSYKNPLFTFMLIGDSTKFSFEHIKELYSATDWKFLPNVLCLYDKGLLININKHSLDTGLFKVNLYPEFLQDNPDENEWILLSFDKKRSVLGTLYYMILEHLNSCVLGSPNMLDYMQNIFEIKSENIDFIKNY; via the coding sequence ATGAGTGATAAAGTAGATAAAGAATTTAGAAAATTATCAATTGATTCCTTTTTTAATTTTGAAGCAGATGGAATTGATATTGCCCTAAATCAGGTTAAAATCATTCATAATTCTGGAGATATTCCATCTTCTGGCAACCAATTTGAAATTTCTATACGCAATTTTTTCAAGAAAAAACTACCTGAAAAATATTACATTAGCAATGGACATATTATTGACGCAGATTTAAATACAAGTCCACAGTTAGACCTAGTTATCGCAGATAATTTTCGTACTCCAATTTTATACAAAACTTTCGATCTGACAGAATATCTTACTTATGAATCCATTTATTCTTATGCAGAAATAAAATCAAGCTGGAATAAAGATTACATTAAAGATTTTATAATTACAAAAGAACGGGTATATAAGTTTTTGAAGCGGGATGATATTAGTCCAAATTTCATTGATGCTGGTGGGAAAGGAATACTTTTAAATGTTCCAACTACTAATTATAGTTATAAAAATCCGTTGTTTACTTTTATGCTTATTGGTGATTCAACTAAATTTTCATTTGAACATATCAAAGAATTATATAGTGCAACTGACTGGAAATTTTTACCTAATGTTTTATGCCTATATGATAAAGGATTACTAATTAATATAAATAAGCATTCTTTAGATACAGGTTTATTTAAGGTTAATTTATACCCTGAATTTTTACAAGATAATCCTGATGAAAATGAATGGATTTTATTAAGTTTTGATAAAAAAAGGAGTGTTCTAGGAACTTTATATTACATGATTCTGGAACATTTGAATTCTTGTGTATTAGGTAGTCCTAATATGCTTGACTATATGCAAAATATTTTTGAAATCAAATCTGAAAATATAGACTTTATAAAGAACTACTAA
- a CDS encoding cellulase family glycosylhydrolase, with product MKRAILLSAFLLSQFGTSQLLKTSGQKIINDKGENIQLRGLGLGGWMLQEGYMLKTADFAGPQYKIKQKIAELTGEDGMERFYKAYLKNGITKQDIAFLKNAGFNSIRLPMHYNLYTLPIEKEPVKGQNTWLEEGFQMTDDLLKWCADNKIYLILDLHAAPGGQGNDVNISDNDKTKPSLWESEDNWNKTVALWKKLAKRYKDEPWIGGYDLINEPNINFTGKNPNGTDEMSNVPLWKLQKDITLAIREVDKKHIIIIEGNAWGNNYNGLIPIWDSNMVFSFHKYWNNNDDATLKSVLDLRQKHNMPVWLGETGENSNVWFTELVQLLNRQNIGYAFWPMKKIDNIAGITNVKITPEYQKLLDYWKNGGEKPSKAFAEKALMQMAENYKFSNVEIKNDVIDALFRQTTDGSTKPFKKHQVPGRISATDYDLGRIGSAYQDKDFVNLWVSDPAKRSEWNSGNQLRNDGVDIYKTKDDQYYVGKTESGEWLQYTINAEADNVYTFDINYAGINDAKVRIEDTSGKQLAVVTLPKTGGYEVWKTIMAKGISFKKGENKIRIYFEIGGVNLNYFEVK from the coding sequence ATGAAAAGAGCCATCCTATTATCTGCTTTTTTATTGTCTCAATTTGGGACATCACAGCTGCTAAAAACAAGCGGCCAGAAAATTATCAATGATAAAGGTGAGAATATCCAGCTCAGGGGGCTTGGCCTGGGCGGATGGATGCTGCAGGAAGGCTATATGCTGAAGACTGCTGATTTTGCAGGTCCGCAATATAAAATCAAGCAAAAAATTGCAGAGCTGACCGGCGAAGACGGCATGGAACGTTTTTACAAAGCCTATTTAAAAAACGGCATTACCAAACAGGACATTGCTTTCCTGAAAAATGCAGGGTTTAATTCCATCAGGCTTCCGATGCATTACAACCTGTATACATTGCCGATTGAAAAGGAACCGGTGAAAGGACAAAATACGTGGCTGGAAGAAGGCTTTCAAATGACCGATGACCTTCTGAAATGGTGTGCCGACAATAAAATATACCTGATCCTGGACCTCCACGCCGCTCCGGGCGGACAGGGAAATGACGTGAATATTTCCGACAACGACAAAACGAAACCGTCCCTTTGGGAAAGTGAAGACAACTGGAACAAAACAGTGGCCCTCTGGAAAAAACTGGCGAAACGGTATAAGGATGAACCGTGGATCGGAGGCTATGACCTGATCAACGAACCGAATATCAATTTTACCGGAAAGAATCCGAACGGTACGGATGAAATGTCGAATGTACCGCTCTGGAAGCTGCAGAAGGACATTACCCTGGCCATCCGTGAAGTTGACAAAAAACATATCATCATCATTGAAGGGAATGCTTGGGGAAATAATTATAACGGACTGATACCAATCTGGGACAGCAATATGGTTTTCAGTTTTCATAAGTACTGGAACAATAATGATGATGCGACACTGAAATCTGTTCTCGATCTCCGGCAAAAGCACAACATGCCGGTCTGGCTGGGAGAAACCGGGGAAAACTCCAATGTCTGGTTTACGGAACTGGTGCAACTCCTGAATAGGCAAAACATCGGATATGCCTTCTGGCCGATGAAAAAGATCGATAATATTGCCGGCATCACCAATGTAAAAATTACACCTGAATACCAGAAGCTGCTGGATTACTGGAAAAACGGAGGCGAAAAACCTTCAAAAGCCTTCGCGGAAAAAGCACTGATGCAGATGGCGGAAAATTATAAGTTCAGCAATGTTGAAATTAAAAATGACGTGATCGATGCCCTGTTCAGGCAGACGACCGACGGCAGTACAAAGCCTTTTAAAAAACATCAGGTCCCGGGAAGGATTTCCGCAACGGATTATGACCTGGGGAGAATCGGATCTGCTTACCAGGATAAGGATTTCGTCAACCTCTGGGTAAGCGACCCGGCCAAAAGGTCTGAATGGAACTCCGGAAACCAGTTAAGGAATGACGGAGTGGATATTTACAAAACAAAAGACGATCAATATTATGTTGGAAAAACAGAAAGCGGGGAATGGCTTCAGTATACGATTAATGCTGAAGCAGATAATGTTTACACTTTTGACATAAACTATGCGGGCATCAATGATGCGAAGGTAAGGATCGAAGATACTTCCGGAAAACAGCTGGCTGTTGTTACACTGCCTAAAACGGGAGGGTATGAAGTCTGGAAAACCATTATGGCAAAAGGAATCAGCTTTAAGAAAGGCGAGAATAAAATCCGCATCTATTTTGAGATTGGCGGTGTCAACCTGAATTATTTTGAAGTGAAATAA
- a CDS encoding Gfo/Idh/MocA family oxidoreductase, with translation MLKAGLVGAGHLGKIHLRLLNQSDKYEFIGFHDKDAENGRKLEAEFGYPYFENFDDLLDQIDVLDIVTPTLYHYDYALKAIEKGLHFFIEKPVTQTLEQAEEILRKCQENKIKAQVGHVERYNPAFIGAKEYIQNPMFIEIHRLAEFNPRGTDVSVVLDLMIHDLDILLSIVKSKVKNIHASGVCVVSKTPDIANARIEFENGCVANLTTSRISMKAMRKSRFFQKDAYISVDFLDKKAEVIRMKDAPEHPTPFDMIIENAEGEKNQILFEYPDIQPNNAILDELNSFADAVTENKHVEVSLEDGTEALKVALEVMKLIS, from the coding sequence ATGTTAAAAGCAGGTTTGGTAGGAGCAGGACATTTAGGGAAGATCCATTTAAGGCTTCTGAATCAGTCGGATAAATATGAATTCATCGGTTTTCATGACAAGGATGCAGAGAACGGCAGAAAACTGGAAGCCGAGTTCGGGTATCCGTATTTTGAAAATTTTGATGATCTCCTGGATCAGATTGATGTGCTGGATATCGTTACGCCGACCCTTTACCATTACGATTATGCTTTGAAAGCAATTGAGAAAGGGCTTCATTTTTTTATTGAGAAGCCGGTGACCCAGACTTTGGAACAGGCTGAAGAAATCCTTCGGAAATGCCAGGAAAACAAGATCAAAGCACAGGTTGGCCATGTGGAAAGATATAATCCCGCCTTTATCGGGGCTAAAGAATACATCCAGAACCCGATGTTTATCGAAATCCACAGGCTGGCTGAATTCAACCCCCGCGGAACGGATGTTTCGGTGGTTCTGGACCTGATGATCCATGATCTCGATATTTTACTGAGCATCGTGAAATCCAAAGTAAAAAATATCCATGCAAGCGGTGTATGCGTAGTCAGCAAGACCCCGGATATTGCCAATGCCCGGATTGAGTTTGAAAACGGATGCGTGGCGAACCTGACCACGTCAAGGATTTCCATGAAAGCGATGAGAAAAAGCCGGTTTTTCCAGAAAGATGCCTACATTTCGGTTGATTTCCTGGACAAGAAAGCAGAAGTAATCCGGATGAAAGATGCGCCTGAGCACCCTACACCGTTTGATATGATTATTGAAAATGCAGAGGGTGAAAAAAACCAGATCTTGTTTGAATATCCTGATATCCAGCCGAACAACGCCATTCTGGACGAACTGAATTCCTTTGCGGATGCTGTTACTGAAAACAAGCATGTGGAAGTTTCACTGGAAGACGGCACGGAAGCACTGAAAGTAGCTCTTGAGGTGATGAAACTGATTTCTTAA
- a CDS encoding Crp/Fnr family transcriptional regulator: MLEQLGNFSDAETELFNNSLHKISLAKNEILVAEGEVSKSVYFIVSGSFYQFFTNQEREEKVITELHVENEWMFNVDSLVRQTPSKTALISFEPSEVLELTLEHLHKLIAVSQEFLQFNKLFNLSNPKTVFYDRNLNPAEKYNYILKTRPQLLQVFPLTVIASYLKIRPETLSRVRANVII, encoded by the coding sequence ATGCTGGAACAATTGGGGAACTTTTCGGATGCAGAAACAGAACTGTTCAATAATAGTTTGCATAAAATATCTTTGGCTAAGAATGAAATTTTAGTTGCGGAAGGAGAAGTTTCAAAATCTGTATATTTCATCGTGAGCGGTTCCTTTTATCAGTTTTTTACCAATCAGGAGCGTGAAGAAAAGGTAATTACAGAGCTGCATGTTGAAAATGAGTGGATGTTTAACGTTGATAGCCTTGTCAGGCAGACACCTTCCAAAACGGCGCTCATATCTTTTGAACCGTCGGAAGTACTGGAATTAACACTGGAACATCTTCATAAACTGATTGCCGTTTCCCAGGAATTCCTTCAGTTCAATAAACTTTTCAACCTGTCGAATCCAAAAACGGTTTTCTATGACAGGAACCTGAATCCAGCTGAAAAATATAATTATATACTGAAAACCAGGCCTCAGCTGCTTCAGGTATTTCCGCTGACGGTCATCGCTTCTTACCTGAAGATTAGGCCTGAGACCTTAAGCCGGGTAAGGGCAAATGTCATTATTTGA
- a CDS encoding protein-L-isoaspartate(D-aspartate) O-methyltransferase: MTNDSFVHKGKRKILVDYLRNRIGISDEYVLSAINQVPRHLFIESIFEDFAYEDRAFPILAHQTISHPSTVAEQSELLQVSEGDKVLEIGTGCGYQTAVLLAMKALVYTVERQKDLFDFSKKKFREMHLYPKFQSFGDGFAGLPTFAPFDRIIVTCGASVLPTELLKQLKVGGKMVIPLGPTDEQVLYRFTKISPTEFEKEEFGAYKFVPMLGNTNQ, encoded by the coding sequence ATGACGAATGATTCGTTTGTACATAAAGGAAAAAGAAAAATTTTAGTTGATTATCTCCGGAACAGGATCGGAATTTCAGATGAATATGTGCTTTCTGCCATAAACCAGGTTCCGAGACACCTTTTTATTGAAAGCATTTTTGAGGATTTCGCATATGAAGACCGGGCCTTCCCGATCCTTGCCCATCAGACGATCTCGCATCCATCCACGGTAGCGGAACAGTCTGAGCTCCTGCAGGTGAGCGAAGGTGATAAAGTCCTTGAAATAGGCACCGGCTGCGGATACCAGACGGCAGTTCTGCTGGCGATGAAAGCCTTGGTGTACACCGTGGAACGGCAAAAGGACCTTTTCGATTTTTCCAAGAAAAAATTCCGTGAAATGCATCTGTACCCGAAATTCCAAAGCTTCGGGGACGGTTTTGCCGGCCTTCCGACCTTTGCTCCTTTTGACAGAATCATCGTGACCTGCGGTGCTTCCGTTTTACCCACAGAGCTTTTAAAGCAGCTGAAAGTAGGCGGCAAAATGGTAATTCCTTTGGGCCCGACCGATGAACAGGTGCTGTACCGCTTCACCAAAATTTCCCCGACCGAGTTTGAAAAAGAGGAATTCGGAGCTTACAAGTTTGTTCCGATGCTGGGGAATACAAACCAATAG